CGAAGGAAACGTCTACCTCGCAATGGTGCTCAAAGAGCTTGGCCTCACTGTCCGAGCGCTCAAAACGCAGAGAGTTAAAAAGAGGACGCTCATATGGCGTGATGGGCATCTCCTCCTTGTAGACACAGATCTTCAACTTGGCAAAGCGTGCTTTCTTCTGCATAGCCCGCAGTTTCGCAATCTCTACGATACGCTCCAGATTCTCTGAAATGACAACAGTTACATTTattaatggcatttttaaatattacatagACTTATTCATGTTTTCTGCTCAGCAGAGTATGGTTTGCTATACATAATTCAAACTAAAGTACATGCCTCTGTtgcacttaaagtttacatccatgtctgtgaacacatggatgcttcacacacgtCTTCATCCTGAcagcacaaaagatctatacaatcagcacagttccAACGTGGACACCCACGATTAGtttcaccaattcagtatctgaccaaatgtctcccccttTGATCCTTAGATATGGGctgaataatggccaaaaaagtgcTCAGCTCATCTTTTAGTccaatggatgtttgtgccataaaaccatctaaaatactgtataaaaatCTGATTATCACAGGTATGAGATGAAGAGGGGATGAGACAGTCACCAGCGGATACTGTtaatttatttggatttttaattttttcccccctgaccaagtcatcatgtgtttgaccacttcttttgctttattttttcattatactttttttctgtctgcttttctgtcaattttttaattcattcattcattcttagTATCCAGGTCACAAGACACAGACGGGCAACCTGGCCACGGCTGTCGCCGGTGCAGAGGAATAGAAAACCAACCTAAACTTGTGACGCACAGCTCATGGAGGCAATTAAGCTAGTTTAAAATTCACTTTGACTGCCACAATTTGCATCATAGTCAAAGTCTTTCTCGGAGTCATAAATATGAACAAACACAGGATAACACACATTTTGAGATTTAGTGTGACTTACATCTCACGAGGATATCTTCATCTCCACTGTCCATCCCAGGTTAAACATCCTTGAACAAGCTTTATAAAGACAATCCTCATAACTGCAGAGTTTGCCTAAAAATCATCACGTTTTTATGTTATCTTCAGTGTCAAGTTATTCCCGTGATGCTTGTCTGTACATCCATGGGTACTTgcaaacaggagctgctgataaCTACTTCGGCACACTTTaatgacaaaatgtaaacaaacctaGGATAAAAACATGAGGCTCAAGTTTTAACCTCGAGCTAACTCCCTGACTTTACAGTTGACAGTGTCAGATTACATCCATGCTCATGTCAGCATATTTGAGGGAGACAGACTCCAGGTACCTCTGTAGTATGGCAGCAGATCCAGGAAAGCTTGTCGGACTTTCTCCCCTGTGAGCGGCTGAGTGTCCTCCAGGCTGTCCAGCAGCGGGCCGATGGCGTAGTACTGAGCCTCTCTGTGCACCGCCCGCACCCGGTCCCTGTGAGGAAGCTCACCTTCTCGCAGGAAGTTCAGGATGTCACTTTAAATAGAAAAAGGCATCACTAGAACAAATCAACAAGATGCAATGTTTCTACCTGATGACTTCTATTTTAAAGCTAAACTGTACAAACTAGCTTAAAGTTTATGTTTACTTGTCTTTATTTAGCAATATATCCTACAAAGGAACTTAAACTTGGACActcttccaccactgcagcTGTTCAAATGCCTTATTTCACATCTTGTTTTAATTGAGTGAAAATGTTTCTAATTATACTTCTGCACctttacatgtattattatttttaactcaTAAAATAGCTATTattgttggttgttttgtatgattatattcatattttaaccgttttttgtttgcttgttgattGTTTCTAATGTCTTTGTTCACGCTCAGCATCACTCAAAATGGGGGTCTCCCTCAATTAATTTCCCAAGTCTTAAATAACGGTTTGAATGAACATTTGGTGTCTGAATTCTAACATTTCCATCTGTTAAAATAACTATTATTgatggaaagaagaaaaacatttttaaagaaagctgaTTCCAAACTTTTGGACAGCAGTGTATATTTGAATCTCCCTGCTCATTTATTCTCAGCACCGAGTGTGAGTGTACTGAGAGCTACTGACAGCTGGACTCAAAATCCTTAATGGCCAATAGAgtagattttctgtttctgcttgTCTGCAGCAGAATGTAGAGGGCTTGTGAACACAGTagataaaatgaatgcagaaaaatacagagaacTCCTGGAGGGGAAAAAGCTGCTGCAGTgcacaacacaacagcagcttGGAAGATGATTTATTTTCCAGGAAAGACAATAGCTACAAAAATACAGGGTTGGCTAGAAACGTTGGCGTTAATGTCCCAAATGAAAAGGCTCCTCCTGTGTGTCTGGCTACACCTGCAGAGGGTTTCTTATTGTACTTCTTTATATAGTTACATATATTCTCATTCTGCTTGCtccttctttttaaatctttaatacACACCCCCTCACATAGACACATTCGTACAGAACTGACCTTACCCCAGCCCACTTCTTACATAAGTCATACATCTTGACTCAGCTTGTCATCACATTCATATTTAAAGctatttgcttttgctttttagcAACGCTAGCGGCCCACTTTGGTCCAAACTTAAATTTCTtatgacattttgtacattcATGTTCTCCAGACGATGATGCCCACAGACCCTGATGAAGCTCCGACTTTTCCTCTAGCGCAGTGATACATAAATTACGGTGCACGGGCCAATtgtggcccctgatagggtgctaggtggccccccaactatttattttctaattcacaataaaaataaagtgattcacactggaaattgtttttggacttttagtatacataaggtgccaaagtgcacAAAGCAGCATTGAGCTTCTTTATCTTGCTTTATTCTTAAAGTGTCATTTGAGAATCCCCTTccctttaaaatcttaaaacatcctgaagtcagtagaaatgttctgaagtcatagaagcatcctaaaatccaagaaacgtgctaaaatcaaagaaatgtccttaagtcctagaaacaaCGTAAAATTCtggaaacctcctaaaatctgagaaataccctaaaatcctaaaaatcacAATccagtggcccccaagcaaagcaagtcaAGTGTCCTTGCTCTAGTGCCACCATGTGGTCaatatttgtggttttgggTAAAATGTCTTGACAAAGATTGCTaagaaaatttgtttaagaCATCCATGTCCCTATAGTGATCTCTTAACTTAAACTTTATAACCAAATAACTGCAATattaatgacattcccatcagcctacgctgcattttgtattttttgttgttttttttttgggggggggggggggcaactctttaaatgtgcatgtgcCAACTATTCACATCAATGATGAATTAAttcattgtattttaatcatGAACACTTAAATAGCCCATATGTGCTTCAGTAGTATTTCTGCATGTTTAAAACACATCCCACATATCTGTCTTCTCTGGGAAgctgagaaaaaagttgtaatattttgagataaagttgtaatattcccataataataatcacaattaaTGAGAATAAATCATAATGTTTTCTTGTTACTAACTAGTCTGCAGTCAGACCATTTGAcagacaaaggaaaaaaaacaaaacaaaaaacagacacagaaccTGGTTTGGGACTCTTTTCTGTGCTGTTCTTTAGCAGAGCAGAGGTGGAAAACTGAAACTAACTCAAAACATTGTCAATTGTTTATTGCTGCACTTcatattgattgttttatgttgcaagctttatgtttaaaataaaattggaaGTAAGAGACTTAATTTTCCTCCATCTGTATATAGCACAGTGCAATACATTGCATAAAGGAACAAAATTGTGTTTCTCTTGGCCTacgctgcaaaacaaaaaatgaaaaatgcaacattatgcaacattcaacaaaacaggtgcaaaactgtacaaaaacaaactgcaaacattTAAGCATGACTATAGGCTTTAGTCTAACTGTGTTATAAAAgaacagaaatgtacaaatataaataagagTATAACAATACGTGTAAAGTGTAATTACTGCAGTAGCAGCTTGTGGGTCTCTGAGGatatttatttaactctttctgtttgcaccaatttaaaaaagctatcCTCTCagttaaatataatttgttttgtctATGGCTGAAACAGTATTCACAGTTTAACACCTTTCtttgtttgtcagtttttgctTTGCACAGAACATTGTCACCCTCTTCACTCCTTTGCAATGCAGAACGACACAACCAAATAAAAAGCTATTGTGTAACTGTCCAGACACAGACTGAATTGGCAGCATCATGCATCTGCCAGTTTTTTAATTGGTACAGGTATATGCAGTATGTCCATAAATAAGCACAGAAATAGATATGTAAATCAGCACAAACAGAAGCCAGAGAGACTCGCGGATACCTGTCAGAATATAATGAGCTGCCATCAGCGGCTTTAAAACCTCTTTCAGACTGCAGAGTGTGAACTTTTCTTATCCTCTGCTATCTCTCAGCTGCCTTTTATAAACATCCTACTCTCTCACAAAACCCTCCTCTACCAAGTGTTTCTGGCATTCTTATAAGAAGATGTCCATAGACAGATAAATAACAACCACATTGGGGTATACTGTTAGAGACTGTCCTAGAAAACAATGTATCAACAAAAGTAATACCCTTCAAGCACCACTTaggacccactagaagtgtttgtcagtgtatttatctgcagagactctgtcctcggcctgtattttcttattttatttctattttgcaCCGTGCAAGATGTTCCTGGTTGGgaataattttgaaatattataatattataaagtAAGCAACCAAGTACCTGACTGtaagcagcatgcatccaagaggaagccAAGAAAATATCAGATACAgtgcagaaaaaatgcaaatatagccaACAAGAACTGAATTAAATCTGGGGTTggttttcacaaaaaatgtccaatgagcactgcgggggggggggggggggggtttacaATTAACCAAACAACACTATGGGTGAGACTTCCGCCGTTGTCATACTGTGATCATGTTTGTTAAGTGGTGCAACATAACCAATGaggaataataaaaacaatggcAAGTGCTAAACACAAGAGAGATGCTGCTATTCGaatccccagattttgctgcggagtgcgTCCTCTTGACTTTCGCCACTCTTTGGAGAGGTGAGCTGCTGagatgcaggcagcagcacagagattTCTCAgtagtgaatttgcagctcacagAAAGTTGATACAATAACAGTCtcaggcttttgtttgatatctagtgtcgtCAAAAAGTGTTGCACATATCCAACCTGTCGTTAgcgccattagcttgtttactatattaggCTACGTGATTTCTGCTGTGACACTGAAAGCCCCCGCtaaacccattcaaactttaaaagtttgcatggaaaacaaaacaaattgttgaATATTTCTATTGAGGAGCCAAATCTGAATTGACTAGCATAATTCAGTCTGTTATTCTCAATATCGGCTGATATCGTAGTTTATCTTTCTTTGCACCGCTTGGCTCTTAAAACCCTGGCAAGACAGGTATGTTGTCGCTACCTATGAGTTTGGCCTTCAATTGACGTTACATTCAGGTAGATACGTTGATCTCTAGTGATTCAGGAAAATCAAATCCCCTTCCCCCACAGAAATCCCTTTGTAGACGCAATGTCAGATTGAAGACAGAAATGCAGAGTAAAGCGTTGACAGTTCTGTCTGATGGTTGCTCAGaggtttctttgtctttttcagctCTTTCAGTTCTCAGTCTGGTTGAACCATCatacagcattttgttttcaatgcaCAGAACAAATCCTTCATAccaaataacatttattataaaGAGGACTTTCTACAACCTAAAAGCATGAAAGACCATTCAGAAATATAGCGTAGTCCTCTCAGCCATCTGACTGGACTCAATCAAGCGTGAGTGTATGTCCGTTGAATCAACAGTAAATCTACTGTTGATATTCAATATTTGGCCGCGCTCTCTGGTCTAAAaaaagctcacacacacacaatgcaactCACCCAAAATACGCTCCATCCCGATCGATGAAGTAGCGTCCCTCAGCATCACGTGGGATGTAGTGGCGCCCGCTGAACATGGCGGCCAACATGGTGTCCTCGTATCGCCGCAGCGTGGATAGGCGAGTGGTGAAGTACGTGCCCCCAACGTTCAGAGAGATGACCTCTGGAAACtaagaaaacatggaaatcaAAGGCATGCTAGTGGTCCTgtaacacaacataaaaacaaagtgttgaATGGATGAAAAACATCGAGATATTCCAGCCATAACACGGTCTACGGCTGGGTATTTCATCAAGAATTTACAGATTTTAATGTACAACAAGAAAGgataaaagtgttttatttgattaataatATTACTTATTTTGATTAACCAAGAGATATTAAAAGGGCATATTTTACCACAAACGAATACTTGTTTTTACCCAGATATTTTCTCTATGTTAGGACGGAGAATATTGTGCAcaggtgtatttatttaagtactGTGTCATTAATTGTTAATCAGGGTTCTTACAGCTtgaggcaagttagatttaggactttttaagacttttttaatgccactcagaagaaaatttaagaccaattttacaccaaccaaaattgaataaaaaaagaaaacaggaatcCATATTAATTGCTATGGGTTAaggacaattttgcccaaatattttcatatcataaaacatgttttttggtgaCATTCATGTGTGACAAATTTGgcaatgttttcatatttaataataaaaaataatataataacaataagtaaaaaacaaaaacaaaacatgttaccAGTTATAAATTTACaatacaatgtcagaaaaaaagattcataaaatcctatttctcatgtctgagcatttttaatatttgtgaaagatttattttagacattttaatacattaagGCCTTCTATTTATACGAATGTGTTAATGGACTTAAAAGACTTAAACAAGGCTtgtcaaacattaaaaaataatatagctATATTCCAGAAACTGAAAAGTAACCTGTACAtctactaactagattactagcgtAACTTATTTTCATAACATTACTAATGTTATGAAAAAAGTTCTGTGAcctcactttttttaaaggcccAGTTTTAGTTACGTGTTCGtgaaagtttctgtttttatgatgtttgatTTCTCTTTGTATATTcaatttttgtatttgatgATTTGCAGCCCCGGAAAGTGGttaatcttttaatcttttttaaacttggaaGATCTAATTGACCTTAATTTGAAtggatatttacatttacatttatattttaaatatgtatacatacagtatgtactgtCAATATATGGTCTGGCACTATTAGTCTATAATAATCTTACCTGATTTATGATCTGTAAGTCATTAAGTAAGTAAGTGTTTGACAATGTGCATTATTCTTTAATCCCttctaaaattaaaagtttaacaGGGTGATTAACTCTGTAACCATGACCGGTACTACTTATACTATTTCTGCAGGTAGTGTATTACCTTAAAGGAGTTAAATGACATACAGCACCCACCacctgcacatgcacacatggatAAACTACCCTATGAGAAGAGTACTGATttcttcattgttgtttttgtttaacaaacTGCATCCTCACCAGAccaaacttaattttaaaagaatttaatttaatacctCCTCATATTATCCAAAGATCTGTGAATAGCCTGTCTTTGACTTCACTGCCAGACCACAGAAATAATTGGATTATTCTGCTGTAGCCACTCATTATCACAAGTCATGTGACAAACCTGCAAGCCAATCATGACAGAAACCTGccagctgacctctgacccctgtaTAAATAGCCATATTCTTAAGATGTAAGTCATAATTCTGTAGTGATAGTAATATTATTTTAGTAGTATTGAAACTTGAATTGGGTGAATATCAGAATGATGAGAATTAgtgttttgaataattttctACTGTTGTGGATAACAGCTGTTACTTATTTCTTATGTTACCAAGGGCAGGAGAGTAACAaagaacatttactcaagcactgtacttaagtacatttttgaggtagttacactgtggtattagatgtgagtacttcttccaccactggtaaTTAACCCTTGGAAACTTGAGCCCATTTGGctcatttctgtcaaaaacatggaaggaaaacaatgagaagaaatgacccacacATGAGCAGAATTTAGTTAAAAAGCACAAgtaaaataacctgaaaattagctttaaaatgaacaacgacaaaaaaacattaaatcaaaacaaaaacaaaccaacaaaaaaaagaaagaaaatgacctggaaaaggtgcttcAAAATTTATAGTAGTTccgtaacataattttaactaTTAAAGTATAATAATCTGACCCTTCTGCCTTGTTTGGTAGTGTTGTCCAGTCCTTCTGGTATGTAAGCGGGCTACAATATCTTGTTTTAAACTTCTATAATTGACAGCAAAACAGCAAGACAGCAGACATCCAGCTTCTCTGCTCACTCAACTCTAGCACAAGACAACTTGAGGCTGTTACACTCACTTTCCCAGCAAACAATGGCAGGTAAAAACTTAGGTTACTCTTACTCTCActcaattattatcattaacaAGCAACTTAAAGGAACTCATTAAATTATATTAGAAACAAACAATAGTTCAAATGCGACTAATGATAGGAGAGCAATTGCTGTATATGATAATAAAACTTAACTCTGTGTGTCCAAAATAATATGGAATTATTTCCGCTAGTATGTAAGTATTATGGTGACTTAAGTAACTCAAAGCGCAGTTATCCTCCATGTGCAGttgatgtaatatttttttaactgttgagtttgcACCTTGTTGTTTtactaattaatttttttttttgcttgctgcTGTAACACTACAAATTTACCCATTGTGGgactaaaaaaagaattattttatcatatctaatcttacaataaccaaaaaataTGTGTAGCCTACAGTAACTatggttacaaaaaaattataaatatagcctAGTTTTTTCCCAggctgtttccttttttttttattcctagacatttttcttcagttttttttaaaccatttgctaggtttactaatttcctgcaattccTGGAACATTTCAAAGTTACTCCAAGTTACCTCATGACTTATCctccatgtgtttgaaagaaattgcagaATTTTGTTCAAGATCCAAacgtttaaatacttgaaaaaggtgacagcaaaagaaaagtgtagcttcatgtttcaaagggttaaatactaaATCCTCTGATGCTAAATGTCATGTCAGCGTGGTGGCTGCTTGCTAGCTTGTTTGTGTGCTGATTTAACGTGTTTTTCTCCGGTTAAGCAGGCCGGTACAGAAGCGGCCTAACGTTACCTCCTGCTCCGGCGGGTTGAGCGAGGAGCGGAGCGGCGTGCCGAGGGTGAAGCTCGGGGCTGGGGAGGCCGGCTTTCGGAACTCGTCCTCCGCAGCAGAGTCCGAGCTGGACATGGCATCGCCCGGTTTATCGGTGTCCCCCGCGGCCGAGAATACCACCATCACTCTGGGTAGAGGCAGCGTCCGTCTCTCCTGGATGAACCGCCTCACCCGTGTCGTGGCGGCGGGCAGCGGGCTGAAGGACAGAGCCTGGCGATCCCTGCTGCCGCCGTCAGAACCGTTGGAACCGCTCGAGCCATTCTGCTGCATGCGCGCGGCGAGCCAACTCTCGGCGGCGGCAACAAATCAGCGGTTGATAGCACGAGCCACAGCGCGCGACcgttattaataataaaaacaacaacaacagagggTGGGGCTCGtgcagctgcagaaacacaccccCGCCCTCAGAGCGAAAGCGGAAGTTAATGAGGGGG
This genomic window from Plectropomus leopardus isolate mb chromosome 13, YSFRI_Pleo_2.0, whole genome shotgun sequence contains:
- the kctd7 gene encoding BTB/POZ domain-containing protein KCTD7, whose product is MQQNGSSGSNGSDGGSRDRQALSFSPLPAATTRVRRFIQERRTLPLPRVMVVFSAAGDTDKPGDAMSSSDSAAEDEFRKPASPAPSFTLGTPLRSSLNPPEQEFPEVISLNVGGTYFTTRLSTLRRYEDTMLAAMFSGRHYIPRDAEGRYFIDRDGAYFGDILNFLREGELPHRDRVRAVHREAQYYAIGPLLDSLEDTQPLTGEKVRQAFLDLLPYYRENLERIVEIAKLRAMQKKARFAKLKICVYKEEMPITPYERPLFNSLRFERSDSEAKLFEHHCEVDVSFGPWEAVADVYDLLHCIVSDLAERGISAEQQCIGVCDKHLINHYYCKRPIYEFKITWW